From the genome of Bacteroidales bacterium:
GTCAATCGTGATTCTTGTTGTATCATGATTACTTGGCTCTTTCAATGATTTCCACTAATCTCCAGCATTTTGACTTGCTCAGGGGGCGGGTTTCCATGATTTTGACCGTATCGCCCGTCCGGCCTTCATTTTTTTCATCGTGTGCCGCAAATTTGGAGGTCCTTTTAACAAATTTGCCATAGATCGGGTGCTTCACCTTCCTGAGGACTTCCACGACAATGGTTTTCTCCATCTTATCGCTGACGACAACGCCGATTTTTTCTTTCCTGAGATTTCTTTCCATTTCTGTGTATGGTATTATTTAGCAGACTGTTTGTTCACTGTCCCTTTCAATTCCCGTTTCCTGAGCTCGGTGATGATGCGGGCGATGGTCCTTCGGTAGGTCTTGATCCGGTTGGGATTGTCGATCGGGGAAACAGCATGGTTGAGCTTAAGGCGCGTAAGCTGTTTCTTTTCCTCCTCCAGTCTCTCCAGCAGTTCGGGAGTGGATAATTCCTTTATGACTGTCTGTTCCATTTTTTATGATGTTGTTTCTTCAATATAATCTCTTCTGACCACAAACCTGGTTTGAACGGGCAATTTCTGTGCAGCCAGGCGGAGGGCTTCCCGTGCTATTTCCAGAGGGACTCCGTCAGCTTCAAAAAGGATCCTGCCCGGGGTGATGGGTGCCACAAATCCTTCAGGTGCTCCTTTTCCTTTCCCCATCCGGACCTCAGCCGGTTTTTTCGTGATGGGCTTGTCGGGGAATATCCGAATCCATATCTGGCCTTCACGTTTCATGTGACGTGTCACTGCCTGACGGGCAGCTTCGATCTGGCGGCCTGTCAGCCAGGCTTCCTCCAGGGTCTTGATACCAAAAGAACCAAAGGCAAGCTGGTCGCCCCGCTGGGCATTTCCTTTCATTTTGCCTTTCTGCTGCTTTCTGTATTTTGTCTTCTTTGGCTGTAACATAGCTGAGTGATATTACAAATGGTTGTTCTCGATGCTAATTATCTTGCTCCTCTTGGCTTGCCACCTCTTGGTCTGGGTTTCATTCCTGCCCCGGCCGGAGCTGTTTTGGTTTTGGGTGCTGCTGACGGGGCGAACTCCGGCTTACCGTAAATCTCGCCTTTACAGATCCATACCTTGATGCCGATACGTCCATAGGTCGTATGGGCCTCACTGATGGCATAATCAATATCGGCGCGCAGGGTATGCAACGGGATCCTGCCTTCCTTGTACTGCTCACTTCTGGCCATTTCAGCACCACCCAGCCGCCCGGAGATCTCCACCTTGATGCCTTCAGCCCCAATCCGAATGGAGGAGGCAATGGCTGTCTTGATGGCCCGGCGGTAGGAAATCCTGCCTTCGATCTGTTTGGCAATGGTCGATCCAACGATCAGGGCATCCAGTTCAGGCCTTTTGATCTCAGAAATATTGATCTGAACTTCCTTCTTCGTGAGCTTCTTCAGCTCCTCTTTCAACTTATCCACTTCCGCTCCCTGACGGCCGATAATGATACCCGGGCGGGCCGTGTTGATGGTCACCGTAACCAGTTTGAGCGTGCGTTCAATCACAATCCTGGAAACACCAGCCTTTGCCAGACGCGCATTCAGGTACTGACGGATTTTCTCATCCTCCACAAGTTTGTTTACAAAATTCTTCCCGCCATACCAGTTGGAATCCCATCCTCTGATGATCCCTAACCTGTTGCCTATTGGATTTGTTTTTTGTCCCATTAATTCGATGCGATTTATTAGTTTTTATATGGCTATGCTTCAGCTTTTTCAGTGATCTGACGGCTATCCAGGATCATGGTGACATGATTGGAACGTTTTCTGATCCGGTGCGCGCGTCCCTGCGGGGCAGGCCGGATTCTTTTGAGGACCCGGCCGCTGTCGACCATGATCTCTTTGATGTAAAGATGACTCTGTTCAATCCGTACACCTTCATTTTTGTTCTGCCAGTTGGCAATGGCAGAAAGCAGCAGTTTGCGGATGCGCAGGGATGAATAGGTCGTTGAATTTTTCAGGATGTGAAGCGCTTTTTCAACCTCCTGTCCGCGCACCATGTCCGCCACGTACCGCATCTTGCGAGGTGAGGTCGGGCAGTTGTTCAGCCTGGCAATGTAGGTCGACTTTCTCGTCTCCTTTAACGACTCTGCTGCTGATCTTTTTCTTGCTCCCATGATCTTTTCTGTTTATTGATGCTTACCTTTTCTACCCTTTATTTCCTGAATGACCCCTGAAGATCCGGGTTGGTGCGAATTCTCCCAGCTTGTGTCCAACCATGTTTTCAGTGACATAGACCGGGATGAATTTGTTCCCGTTATGCACAGCGATGGTCAGTCCGACAAAGTCAGGGGAGATCACTGAACTTCTTGACCAGGTCTTGATGACTGCTTTCTTTTTGGACTCCTGAGATTCCCTGACACGCTGGTCAAGTTTATAATGAATAAAGGGACCTTTTTTTAATGAACGACTCATAGTATTAAAAGAATTGAATTATTTCTTTCTTCTTTCGACGATGTATTTATTCGATGTATTTTTCAGGCTGCGTGTACGGTAACCTTTGGCAGGAATACCTTTCCTTGACCTGGGATGCCCACCGGAGGCACGGCCTTCCCCGCCGCCCATGGGGTGATCCACGGGGTTCATCGCCACACCACGGGTTCTTGGCCTGCGTCCCATCCATCGGGTTCTTCCGGCTTTACCCGACATTTCCAGAGAATGATCAATGTTGGACACCATTCCAATGGTCGCCTTACAGGTCTGCAGGATCATGCGTGTTTCACCTGAGGGCAGTTTCAATATGGCGAACTTGCCGTCACGCGACATCAGCTGTGCATAGGAACCTGCACTGCGCGCAATCTTGGCGCCCTGTCCGGGCCGGAGTTCAATATTATGAATGATCGTGCCGAAAGGTATCTCGCTCAGATACATTGAGTTGCCAAGATCCGGCGAAATGCCCTTCCCGGAGATGACCTGCTGTCCCACCTTCATGCCGTGGGGCGCAACGATATACCGTTTTTCACCATCGGTATAAAAAAGCAGAGCGATTCGCGCCGAGCGGTTTGGGTCGTATTCAATCGATTTGACCACTGCCGGTATATCCTCCTTATCGCGCTTGAAGTCCACCAGACGATACTGCTGCTTATGACCGCCTCCAACATAACGAATGGTCATTTTGCCTTCATTGTTTCTACCCCCGGATTTCTTTCTGGGTGTCAACAATCGCTTTTCAGGAACTGAAGAAGTAATCTCTTCGAACGCGCTGATCAATTTGAAGCGCTGACCTGAAGTTGTCGGTTTAAATTTCTTTAAAGCCATTTATCTTAGATATTGCTGTAAAAATCAATTGTTTCTCCTGCTGCCAAGGTTACGATCGCTTTCTTATAGGATTTGGTTCTTCCTGTAAGAGCTCCACCCTTTGTAAAACGGGTCTTGGTCTTACCAGAATAATTCATCGTGTTCACCTCAATGACCTCAACCCCATATAACTCCTTCACCGCACTTCTGATCTGGAGTTTATTGGCCTTTTTGTGAACAATGAAACCATACTGGTTCAATTTCTCCCCTTTCGGGGTCATCTTCTCCGTTATAACAGGTTTCAGAATAATTTCCATGGTTCTGGTATTAATAATGAATGGATCTCTTCCGAATTATCGCGTCAATACTTTTTCAATTTCCGGCAACGAACTTTCGGTAACGAAGAGTTGCCTGGCATTCAGGATGTCATAGGTATTCAGGTCGGTCGCCTGAATGACCTTTACCTGCTGGATGTTCCTGCTGGAAAGCAAGACGTTGCGGTTTGGCCTGGCCAGTACAAACATGGTTTTTTTGCCGGCAACGCTGAAATTGTTCAGCAATTCAACAAAGGATTTCGTCCGTGGTGCTTCAAAATCAAAATCCTCCAGGACGATGATCTGGTTTTCCTTTACTTTATAGGTCAATGCCGATTTTCTGGCAAGCCGTTTTACTTTTTTGTTCAGTTTAAATGCATAATCCCGGGGTTGTGGGCCAAAAATCCTGGCTCCGCCCCGGAAAAGAGGAGATTTTATGCTACCGGCACGTGCCCCGCCTGTGCCCTTTTGCCGTTTGATCTTTCGGGTACTCCCCGAAACCATGCTTTTCTCCTTGGTACAGTGCGTACCCTGGCGCTGGTTGGCCATGAATTGTTTGGTGTCCAGGTAAATCGCGTGATCATTCGGTTCAATGCCGAAGATTGATTCATCCAGCATTACCGTTCTGGCGGTTTGCTGGCCGCTTATTTGAAAAACTGCTAGCTCCATCTTTCTAGTATTAAATATGAACCATTGGGTCCGGGCACGGAACCCTTGACCAGTACAAGATTCTTTTCAGGAATCAGCTTCACGATCTGCAGGTTGATCATTTTCACACGGTCGGTACCTGTATGGCCCGCCATGCGCATTCCCGGGAGTACCCTGGAAGGATACGAGGAGGCTCCTATGGAGCCCGGTGCACGCTTCCGGTTGTGCTGACCGTGCGTGGAGTCGCCAACACCTCCGAAATGATGACGCTTGACCACTCCCTGAAAACCCTTGCCCTTGGAAATGCCCACCACATCAATGTATTCACCTTCAATGAATACCTCAACGGTTAAAACATCCCCGAATTTCTTCTGATGCCCCGATTCAAATCTTGTAAATTCCCGTACTATTTTTTTCGGCGTGACTCCTGCTTTCTCAAAATGGCCCTGAAGCGACTTTGTGGTATGTTTTTCCTTCTTCTCATCAAAAGCAAGCTGCAGAGCATCGTACCCGTCAGAATCCTTCGTTTTGACTTGTGTCACAACACAGGGGCCCGCTTCAATCACTGTGCAGGGAATATTCTTACCGTTTGCATCAAAAATGCTGGTCATTCCTATTTTTTTTCCAATCAGTCCTGACATTTTCTTTCAATTTAATGCTGAAGTAAAAGCATAATTAAACCTTAATTTCGACTTCCACGCCACTGGGTAATTCCAGCTTCATCAAAGCATCGATTGTCTTGGATGTCGTGCTGTAAATATCCAGAAGGCGCTTATAGGAGCATAACTGAAACTGCTCCCGGGATTTCTTGTTGACAAAAGTTGCCCTGTTCACGGTAAAAATCTTACGGTCGGTGGGCAACGGGATCGGGCCATTCACAACAGCACCTGTTGATTTGACCGTTTTTACGATCTTCTCTGCTGATTTATCCACCAGGTTATGATCGTATGATTTAAGTTTTATTCTGATTCTCTGGCTCACTTGTTCAATGATTATGTTTCGACAATTAGGTTTAAGTGAGAATGTATCCCTTTATTTTGTAAATGATTTCTTCGGTCAACACATCAGGAACGGGCTCATAATGAAGAAATTCCATTGTTGAGGTGGCTCTTCCCGATGTTATGGTGCGCAGGGCGGTCACATAGCCAAACATCTCTGACAAGGGCACCTTCGCCCTGATTACCTGTGAACGTATCCGCGGGAATACATCATCAACGTGCCCCCTGCGCCGGTTCAGGTCGCTGGTGACATCCCCCAGGTACTCGTCCGGTGTTATGACTTCCAGACGCATAACGGGTTCCAGCAAAATGACCTTCCCTTTTTTGCAGGCTTCCCTGAACGCCAGGTTTGCTGCAATCTCAAATGATAAAGCATCCGAGTCAACCGGATGATACGAACCATCCAGAAGCCTCACTTTCATATTGTACATTGGAAATCCAAGCAAGATCCCGTTGTTCATCGCCTGGCGGAATCCTTTTTCTATGGCCGGTATGTATTCCCTGGGAATGCTTCCTCCCTTTAATTCAGATGTGAATTGCAATCCGCTGTATCCATTCTCTGCAGGGCCAAGTTCAAAGGCGATGTCAGCGAATCTGCCCCTGCCTCCCGTCTGTTTCTTGTAGACATGCCTGAGTTCAACCGGGCCCACCAGCGCTTCCTTGTAAGCCACGTGGGGTACACCCTGGTTGATCTCCAGGTTGAATTCCCTCTTGAGCCGGTCAATGATGACTTCCAGGTGCAACTCGCCCATACCGCTGACAATGGTCTGTCCCGTTTCCGGATCCTGCCGGACCTGGAATGTCGGATCTTCCTCTGCCAGTTTGGCAAGTCCTGCTTCAAGCTTCACCAGATCATCCTGGGTTTTGGGTTCGACGGCAATGCGTATGACAGGATCCGGGAACCTGATGGGTTCAAGGGCGATCGGGTGAGCAGGATCGCACAGGGTATCACCGGTACGGATCAGTTTAAAGCCCACCGCTGCTGCAATATCACCAGCTTCAATACGTTCCAGGGGCTTTTGCTTGTTGGCATGCATCTGCAGGATGCGGGAAATGCGCTCCCGTTTTTCGGTATGCGTGTTCAGTACCGTTTCCCCTGCTTCCAGTGCACCGGAATAGACCCTGAAAAAAGCAATGCGACCCACAAAAGGATCCGTGGCAATCTTAAAGGCCAGGGCGGTGAAAGGTTCCAACAGATCTGCCTTCCTGATCTCTTCTTTTTCCGTGTAGGGATTCAATCCAACGACAGGCGGAACATCAAGGGGGCAGGGCAGGTACCGGACAATGGCATCCAGCAGGCTCTGTATCCCTTTGTTTTTCAGGGCTGCACCACAGAGAACAGGTGTGATGTGCATTGAAAGCGTGGCTTTTCTCAATCCTTTTTGAATCTCAGCGACCGTAATGGATTCCGGGTCATTGATGAATTTCTCAAAAAGCTGATCATCCGTTTCCACCACTCCCTCAATCAATTTCATCCTGTAGGTATCCACCAGCTCAGTCATATCCTCCGGGACAGGGATTTCAAAGTACACCATACCCAGGGATTCCTCATCCCACTGGTAGGCTTTCCGGTGAATCAGGTCAACAACACCGGAAAAAGTCTCTTCATGTCCGATAGGCAGTTCAATGGCGACCGGATTTGCTCCCAGTTTATCCTTGATCTGGGTAATGACACTGAAGTAATCGGCCCCCGGACGATCCATTTTATTGACGAAGCATATCCTTGGAACGCCGTACTTATCAGCCTGTTTCCACACTGTTTCCGATTGGGGTTCCACTCCGCCAACACCACAGAAGATGGCGATGGCCCCATCCAGGATCCGCAGCGACCGCTCCACCTCAACGGTAAAATCCACGTGACCGGGCGTATCGATGATGTTGATCCGGTATTTTTCCGCGTCAGCATCCCAAAAAACGGTAGTGGCAGCGGAAGTTATGGTAATGCCCCTCTCCTGCTCCTGAACCATCCAGTCCATGGTGGCTGTTCCATCATGTACTTCTCCCATTCGGTAATTAATGCCGGTATAATACAATATGCGCTCGGTCGTTGTGGTCTTACCCGCATCGATGTGAGCCATAATGCCTATGTTCCTTATATGTAATAACCGGTCCGACATTTTTCGTTCCTTACGCTGTAGGTTTGTGTCTGCCGACTAGAACCTGAAATGCGAGAATGCCTTGTTCGCTTCGGCCATGCGATGGGTGTCTTCTTTCTTCTTAAAGGCGGATCCCTCTTCTTTAAATGCAGCCAGTATTTCACCTGCAAGCTTTTGTCCCATCGATTTTTCGTGACGGGCGCGGGAATATTTGATCAGGTTCTTCATTCCGATCGACAACTTACGGGATGGCCTGATCTCGGAAGGGATCTGGAAAGTGGCTCCGCCGATCCTCCTGCTTCGCACTTCAACAGCAGGGGTCACGTTGGCCAGGGCCTTTTTCCAGACTTCCAGTCCATCTTCCCCAGTCCGTTCACTGACCGCAT
Proteins encoded in this window:
- the rpsJ gene encoding 30S ribosomal protein S10 — its product is MSQRIRIKLKSYDHNLVDKSAEKIVKTVKSTGAVVNGPIPLPTDRKIFTVNRATFVNKKSREQFQLCSYKRLLDIYSTTSKTIDALMKLELPSGVEVEIKV
- the rpmC gene encoding 50S ribosomal protein L29: MEQTVIKELSTPELLERLEEEKKQLTRLKLNHAVSPIDNPNRIKTYRRTIARIITELRKRELKGTVNKQSAK
- the fusA gene encoding elongation factor G, with product MSDRLLHIRNIGIMAHIDAGKTTTTERILYYTGINYRMGEVHDGTATMDWMVQEQERGITITSAATTVFWDADAEKYRINIIDTPGHVDFTVEVERSLRILDGAIAIFCGVGGVEPQSETVWKQADKYGVPRICFVNKMDRPGADYFSVITQIKDKLGANPVAIELPIGHEETFSGVVDLIHRKAYQWDEESLGMVYFEIPVPEDMTELVDTYRMKLIEGVVETDDQLFEKFINDPESITVAEIQKGLRKATLSMHITPVLCGAALKNKGIQSLLDAIVRYLPCPLDVPPVVGLNPYTEKEEIRKADLLEPFTALAFKIATDPFVGRIAFFRVYSGALEAGETVLNTHTEKRERISRILQMHANKQKPLERIEAGDIAAAVGFKLIRTGDTLCDPAHPIALEPIRFPDPVIRIAVEPKTQDDLVKLEAGLAKLAEEDPTFQVRQDPETGQTIVSGMGELHLEVIIDRLKREFNLEINQGVPHVAYKEALVGPVELRHVYKKQTGGRGRFADIAFELGPAENGYSGLQFTSELKGGSIPREYIPAIEKGFRQAMNNGILLGFPMYNMKVRLLDGSYHPVDSDALSFEIAANLAFREACKKGKVILLEPVMRLEVITPDEYLGDVTSDLNRRRGHVDDVFPRIRSQVIRAKVPLSEMFGYVTALRTITSGRATSTMEFLHYEPVPDVLTEEIIYKIKGYILT
- the rplP gene encoding 50S ribosomal protein L16 — encoded protein: MLQPKKTKYRKQQKGKMKGNAQRGDQLAFGSFGIKTLEEAWLTGRQIEAARQAVTRHMKREGQIWIRIFPDKPITKKPAEVRMGKGKGAPEGFVAPITPGRILFEADGVPLEIAREALRLAAQKLPVQTRFVVRRDYIEETTS
- the rpsQ gene encoding 30S ribosomal protein S17 codes for the protein MERNLRKEKIGVVVSDKMEKTIVVEVLRKVKHPIYGKFVKRTSKFAAHDEKNEGRTGDTVKIMETRPLSKSKCWRLVEIIERAK
- the rplW gene encoding 50S ribosomal protein L23 yields the protein MEIILKPVITEKMTPKGEKLNQYGFIVHKKANKLQIRSAVKELYGVEVIEVNTMNYSGKTKTRFTKGGALTGRTKSYKKAIVTLAAGETIDFYSNI
- the rpsG gene encoding 30S ribosomal protein S7; its protein translation is MRKSKPTKVEVLPDPRFNDLMVTKFVNNMMYRGKKNLAFKVFYEAIDAVSERTGEDGLEVWKKALANVTPAVEVRSRRIGGATFQIPSEIRPSRKLSIGMKNLIKYSRARHEKSMGQKLAGEILAAFKEEGSAFKKKEDTHRMAEANKAFSHFRF
- the rpsS gene encoding 30S ribosomal protein S19; this encodes MSRSLKKGPFIHYKLDQRVRESQESKKKAVIKTWSRSSVISPDFVGLTIAVHNGNKFIPVYVTENMVGHKLGEFAPTRIFRGHSGNKG
- the rpsC gene encoding 30S ribosomal protein S3, coding for MGQKTNPIGNRLGIIRGWDSNWYGGKNFVNKLVEDEKIRQYLNARLAKAGVSRIVIERTLKLVTVTINTARPGIIIGRQGAEVDKLKEELKKLTKKEVQINISEIKRPELDALIVGSTIAKQIEGRISYRRAIKTAIASSIRIGAEGIKVEISGRLGGAEMARSEQYKEGRIPLHTLRADIDYAISEAHTTYGRIGIKVWICKGEIYGKPEFAPSAAPKTKTAPAGAGMKPRPRGGKPRGAR
- the rplV gene encoding 50S ribosomal protein L22, translated to MGARKRSAAESLKETRKSTYIARLNNCPTSPRKMRYVADMVRGQEVEKALHILKNSTTYSSLRIRKLLLSAIANWQNKNEGVRIEQSHLYIKEIMVDSGRVLKRIRPAPQGRAHRIRKRSNHVTMILDSRQITEKAEA
- the rplD gene encoding 50S ribosomal protein L4, with protein sequence MELAVFQISGQQTARTVMLDESIFGIEPNDHAIYLDTKQFMANQRQGTHCTKEKSMVSGSTRKIKRQKGTGGARAGSIKSPLFRGGARIFGPQPRDYAFKLNKKVKRLARKSALTYKVKENQIIVLEDFDFEAPRTKSFVELLNNFSVAGKKTMFVLARPNRNVLLSSRNIQQVKVIQATDLNTYDILNARQLFVTESSLPEIEKVLTR
- the rplB gene encoding 50S ribosomal protein L2, with protein sequence MALKKFKPTTSGQRFKLISAFEEITSSVPEKRLLTPRKKSGGRNNEGKMTIRYVGGGHKQQYRLVDFKRDKEDIPAVVKSIEYDPNRSARIALLFYTDGEKRYIVAPHGMKVGQQVISGKGISPDLGNSMYLSEIPFGTIIHNIELRPGQGAKIARSAGSYAQLMSRDGKFAILKLPSGETRMILQTCKATIGMVSNIDHSLEMSGKAGRTRWMGRRPRTRGVAMNPVDHPMGGGEGRASGGHPRSRKGIPAKGYRTRSLKNTSNKYIVERRKK
- the rplC gene encoding 50S ribosomal protein L3; protein product: MSGLIGKKIGMTSIFDANGKNIPCTVIEAGPCVVTQVKTKDSDGYDALQLAFDEKKEKHTTKSLQGHFEKAGVTPKKIVREFTRFESGHQKKFGDVLTVEVFIEGEYIDVVGISKGKGFQGVVKRHHFGGVGDSTHGQHNRKRAPGSIGASSYPSRVLPGMRMAGHTGTDRVKMINLQIVKLIPEKNLVLVKGSVPGPNGSYLILERWS